From Maribacter dokdonensis DSW-8, the proteins below share one genomic window:
- a CDS encoding gliding motility-associated C-terminal domain-containing protein: MKNIAFLFFFLCTAIVSAQSALYNNGNLRIHNGGSIGFHTNFINESPLDNNLGLAGFYGSERITVSGTVTPQFYDMELALENDMQLDLGVDNISNTNFIFGNILTNLSQPNIFYNFVDNSFYNGENDFSKIEGYAAITNQQEFGFPIGDNEYLRPLILISESVNLFAKSAYFYEDANNPVSLANTYNTATKAFDVELVSTAEFWQLEGTVPSTVSLSWNLRSNLSRLTNDVSLIIPVGWSKAQQQWVNLSRSAPVGTITEGFITTRSILPDEFDIITFGTSKEPYEPLAKDVLFIDNFFVSVNGDGVNDTFYIEELEEFNSNFVQIYDRYGLKVFEKTNYTNEFVGFSNLDNVPFGAEEGLPTGVYFYTIHIPDEDLNYQGFLYLTR; the protein is encoded by the coding sequence ATGAAAAACATAGCCTTCTTATTTTTCTTTTTATGCACGGCAATTGTTTCTGCACAATCTGCCCTATATAATAATGGCAATTTGCGCATTCATAACGGTGGCAGTATTGGTTTCCATACCAATTTCATTAATGAATCTCCCCTGGACAACAACCTTGGGCTGGCTGGTTTTTATGGTTCAGAACGCATTACTGTTTCTGGGACGGTAACACCACAGTTCTATGACATGGAGCTCGCATTGGAAAATGATATGCAGTTAGATTTAGGTGTGGACAATATTAGTAATACCAATTTTATTTTTGGTAACATTCTTACTAACCTATCACAACCTAATATTTTCTATAATTTTGTAGATAATTCTTTTTACAACGGTGAAAATGACTTTAGCAAAATTGAAGGCTATGCGGCTATCACCAATCAGCAAGAATTTGGCTTTCCTATTGGGGACAACGAGTATTTAAGACCTCTAATTCTAATATCTGAAAGTGTTAACCTTTTCGCTAAAAGTGCTTACTTCTATGAAGATGCCAACAATCCTGTTTCCTTGGCAAACACCTATAATACCGCTACCAAGGCTTTTGATGTCGAATTGGTTAGTACAGCCGAATTTTGGCAATTAGAAGGCACGGTACCTTCAACGGTTTCTTTAAGCTGGAACCTACGTAGTAATCTATCTAGACTTACAAATGATGTTTCTTTGATCATACCTGTGGGATGGAGCAAGGCACAACAGCAATGGGTAAATTTATCTAGAAGTGCCCCTGTTGGCACAATTACCGAAGGCTTCATAACCACAAGATCAATACTGCCAGATGAATTCGATATTATTACCTTTGGCACATCAAAAGAACCGTATGAACCTCTTGCAAAAGATGTCCTTTTTATTGATAACTTCTTTGTATCGGTAAACGGCGATGGGGTTAACGACACCTTCTATATTGAGGAGCTAGAGGAATTCAACAGTAATTTTGTTCAAATTTATGATCGTTATGGACTCAAAGTATTTGAAAAAACGAATTATACCAATGAGTTTGTAGGTTTTTCCAATTTGGACAATGTACCTTTTGGTGCAGAAGAGGGTTTACCTACTGGTGTATATTTTTACACTATCCACATTCCAGATGAGGATTTAAATTACCAAGGCTTCTTGTATTTAACACGATAA